Genomic segment of Pararhodobacter zhoushanensis:
GCGGGTGGCTTCGCGGGTCAGGGGGAACTGCGGGCGCAGATCCTCGGGCAATTCGGGGCGGTTGGCCTTGTACTCGGGGTACAGCTCGTTGCGGAAGGTGATCGAGCCTGCGTCGAAAATCACCGCGATATGGGTGGGCTTGGATTTGGTGGGCGTGCTGGCGCTCAACTCGTTCCAGATCAGGTTGCAGAACCCCTGAACCGCGCCCACAGGCAGCCCGTCAGACTTGCGCGTCAGCGGCGGCAAGGCGTGATAGGCGCGGAAGATAAAGGCCGAGCCGTCGATCAGGTGAAGGTGCGAGCCTTTGCCAAAGTCCATGCGAGACGCCCCCTGTTTGCGCTTCGTTCCTTGGTATCGGTCCGAAGCCGGGGCGTCCAGCGGGGAAGGGCGCGCTGACCGCGCCCCCTGCACCCTCAGCGGATAAACGTGCCGTTGTTGAGTTCCTTGAACGCCTGCTGCAGTTGCGCCTTGCTGTTCATCACGATCGGGCCGTGCCACGCCACCGGTTCCTTGATCGGCTGGCCCGAGACGAGCAGGAAACGCACGCCCTTGGGCCCCGCATTCACCACGATCTCATCGCCGGTGCCAAAGCGCACCAGCGTGCGGTCGCCGCTCATGTCGCGGATGTTCAGCTCGACGCCGTTCACTTCTTTCTCAACCCGCACGCCGACCGGGGTCGACGCATCGCGGAACGTCGCCGCGCCCGCGAAGATATAGGCGAAGGTGTTCATGTAGGTGTCCACCGGCAGCACCTTGCGGGTGTTGGGCGGGACCGAGACGTCCAGATACAGCGGCTTGGCGGCGATGCCGTCCACGGGGCCGTATTTGCCCCAGAACTTGCCGGTGATGATGCGCACGGCGGTGCCGTCATCGTCGATCACCGTCTCGATGTCCGAGCCCTTGATGTCCTGATAGCGCGGCTTGGTCATCTTGAGCTTGCCGGGCAGGTTGGCCCACAGCTGGAAGCCGTGCATCTGGCCCTTGGCGTTTCCCTTGGGCATTTCCTGATGCAGGATGCCCGACCCGGCGGTCATCCACTGCACCGAGCCTGCACCCAGCTTGCCCTTGTTGCCCAGCGAGATCGCTGTGCTCGACCGAGCCTTCAAGCACATAGGTGATCGTTTCGATGCCGCGGTGCGGGTGCCAGGGGAAGCCCTTGGAATAGAGATGCGGCTTGTCGTTGCGGAAATCGTCGAGCAGCAGGAACGGATCGCTGACCGAGGGTTCGCCAAAACCGAAGGCGCGGTGCAGGTGAACGCCTGCGCCCTCAAGCGTCGGTTTGGCCAGCGAGGTCGATTTGACGGGGCGAAAGGTCATGGGCGCTCTCCTTGATCGGTTGGCAAGGATATCGGCGTTTCGGTGGCACTAATCCAGCCCCGCCCCTGTGCGGGTATGCGCAGGGGCTGTTCGCGCCGTCAGGGCAGCGACCAGGTGAACGGGGTCCAGATGCCCGTGCGGATACCCGAAGCGCGCAACAGGTCCCCGACCCAGACATTGCAGGTCCGAAAGAGGGTGAAATACCCGGTCGCCTCGAAAAAGGCGTCGGTCCCGGTAAAGCCCGGATGCGCGATTGCCACGGCGACAGGCCCGACGGCGCGCTCGATCCCGTCCAGCATCGCGCCGTATTGCGCATCACTCAGCGAGAGGTCGGTAAAGCCGTGAGCCTCCGGCAGCCCGCCCCAGACATCGAACCGCAGCACCGCGCTGTCGCCCGTAGCCGCGCGCCAGACGGCGGCGGCTGTGATGTCGGCGTAGGAGCCGGCTGTGGTATAGAACGCGCGCGAGCCCCAGCCGACCACCAGCCAGCGGGCACGCGGATCGCGCAATGGCACCCCGGCGGGTTCGAGATACCCGAACCGCGCCATGAGGCTATCGTCCAGCGGCAGCAGGATGTCGGTGTGGATTGGTCCGGGCACCAGCAGCACGCGGTTGGTGCCGCCCGGTGCCAGCTCAGCCGTGCGGCCTGGCATCAGGCCGCCCAGCGTGCCTGCGGCGAGATAGGCGAGGATCAGCAGGACCGGCGCGGCGACAACTCCGGCGGCTCCGATGAGCAGGCGCCGGAGGGCGGGCGTCAATGCGCGTCGTGCCCCGCGCCTTCGGCCAGCGTGTAACGCGCGTCGCAATAGGGGCAGTCGATCCAGCCGGTGTCGTGCGGAATGGTCAGCCAGACGCGGGGATGACCCAGCGCGCCCTCACCGCCATCGCAGGAAAAACGGCGCGCGGCGACGACGTGGGTGGCGGGCGCATCATGCGCGGGTTGGGTGGCGGACATGTCTGCTTCCTTGTCTCGGCGGGGCAATCGACCTAGGTGATGGGTCCGAACATACCCCGTTTGGCGTCAGGAGCAAGATGACCCAGAACGCGATTGAAATCGAAGGCCTGAAGAAGACCTATGCCGCCAGCGGCAAGTCGGCGGCCAAAGAGGCCCTGACGGGCATTGACCTGACCATCCCGCAAGGCTCGGTCTTTGGCCTGCTGGGGCCGAATGGTGCGGGAAAATCCACACTGATCAACATCATGGCCGGGCTTGTGCGCAAGTCCGAGGGCCGGGTGCGGATCTGGGGGTTTGATCAGGACCAGAACCCGCGCCAGTCCCGCGCCGCCATCGGCGTCATGCCGCAGGAGCTGAACGTCGACCCGTTCTTCACCCCGCGTGAGTCGCTGGAAACGCAGGCGGGCCTGTACGGCGTGCCCGCGCGTGAGCGCCGCACGGATGAGATCCTGTCGCTGATCGGGTTGTCCGACAAGGCCGATGCCTATGCCCGCACGCTCAGCGGCGGGATGCGGCGGCGGCTCTTGCTGGGCAAGGCACTGGTGCACGGGCCGCAGGTTCTGGTGCTGGACGAGCCGACGGCGGGCGTGGACATCGCGCTGCGCCACATGCTGTGGTCCAACGTGCGCGAGCTGAACCGGCAAGGGATGACCATCATTCTGACCACGCACCATTTGGAAGAGGCGCAAGAGATGTGCGACGAGATCGCCATCATCGACCGCGGCCGTCTGGTGGTGCGCGATTCGACGGCGGCGATTCTGGCGCGGATGGACAGCAAGACGCTGTTGGTGCGGGCCGCCGGGCCGATAGGCGCGGTGGATCTGCCGCGCGGTGTCACGCGCGAGGACCGGGCGGATGGCTGGCTGGCGCTGACCTATCCGCAGAGCACGGTCAAGGCGGGGGCGCTGCTGGCCTCGCTGCACGGTGCGGGGGTCGAGGTGATCGACCTGACCACCGAGCAGGCGGATCTTGAGGATGCGTTCCTTGAGCTGACCGGCGACAAGGCGGCGGTCTAAGTCCGGCGCAGCGCGCCCGCCAGCGCGCTGATGCCCAAAGCCAGCACGGCGATCATCCAGAAGGCGACGGGCAGCGACCACAGCTGCGCGACGCCGCCGATCACGGCCGGGCCCAGCACCATGCCGCCGTATCCCAGCGTGGCAACGCCCGCGATGGCGCGGCCCTGCGGGATCTCGGGGTCGTTGGCGGCGCGCGAAAAGGCCAGGGGGATGACGACGGAATAGCCCAGACCCAGCAGCGCCAGCCCGATCAGCCCGGCGCTCAGCGTGCCGCCGGTCAGGGCGACGGCCAGACCGGCGAAGGCGACAACCCCGGCGATGCGCGCGGTGCGCACGGGGCCAAGCCGGACGATCACCGCATCGGCGCTGAAGCGCGCGACGAACATCGCGGCGGAATAGACGCCGTAGCCAAGCGCGGCGCGGGCTTCGTCGGTGCCGGTGACGTCGATCAGGAACACCGCGCTCCAGTCGGCCATCGCGCCTTCACCCAGCGACGAGCAGAACGCAACCAGCCCCACCAGCAGCAACCCGCGCGCGGGCAGGGCGAAGCCGGGACCGGCGGCGCTGCGGCGCGACTCCCACGGGATCGCGGCCAGAAACAGCGTGACGCCGCCCGCGATCACCGCGATCAGCACGAAATGCCCGAGCGGGGCCAGTCCCAGCGCGACCGCGCCGCCGCCGGTCAGCGCGCCGACCCCTGCGCCAAGGCTCCACATCGCGTGGAACGCCGCCATCATCGGGCGTTTGCGGGCGCGTTCGACTTCGGCCCCCCAGCCGTTCATCGCCACATCCATCGCCCCGTGCCCCGCGCCAAACAGCAGCAGGGCCAGCGCAAGGAAGCCGGTCGAGGGCGCGAGGGCAATGAGTGGCAGGGCAAGCGCATAGCCGATGCCGATAAACCGCGTGGCGCTGGCCGCGCCGATGCGGTCGCTCAGCCACCCGGCCAGCGGAAAGGCCAGAATGGCCCCGCCGGCAAGGCAGAGCAGCAAGCGGCCCAGCATGCCGGGTTCCAGCGCGAAAGCCTCGACGAAGGCGGGCACGCGCGCGGCCCATGCCCCGAAGAGAATGCCGTTGAGAAAGAACATCGCCGAAACGGCAAGGCGGGGGGTACGCATGAAAGGGCCTTTGCTCAGGTCAGGCCCCGGAATGCCCGAACCCGGCGCGCGGGGAAAGCCCTTGTGGCGCGCGTCAGCCCATCTCTGCCGAGGGGATGATCGGGAAGAACACGCCGCCCGACCACAGCCCGAACCAGCTGTCGCCCTCGTGCTCGGCGTGTGCACCCAGTTCCACCAGCCGGTAAAAGCTCTTGCGGTCGATGAGCGCTTCAAGCCCGGCGCGGATCATCACATAGGGGGCTGGTTCGCCGGTTTCGGGGTCGCGGGTGACGCGCAGGGGGTGGTCGGGGCCAGCCTCGACAAAATCGCCGACGTTGGTTTCAAACCGCAGGGATTGCGCAGGTCCGTTGCCGCTGGCGGTGAAATCGACGGCGACAAAGGGGGCGTCATCGACGGTGATGCCGACCTTCTCGACGGGGGTGACCAGAAAATACTTGCCATCTTCCAACTTGAGGATGGTCGAGAACAGCCGTACCAAAGGCGCGCGGCCAATCGGGGTGCCCAGATAGAACCACGTCCCGTCGCGGGCGATGCGCATGTCCAGATCCCCGCAAAACGGCGGGTTCCACAGGTGGACCGGCGGCAATCCACCCTTCTTCGCCGCCTTTTGCGCCGAGGCGGCCAGCGAGTCGGCGTTCGGGGTCGGGTGAGAAGACATAGATACTTTCCAGTTGGGGGCGGGTTCTTGGCATTACAGGACTATATAGTCGCCCCTGACATAAAATCACGCGCCGAAGGAAACGGGTGCGCGAACGAGATTGGAAAACCCGGCGCATGTCCGACGACCCTTTCCTGTATCATCCGGGCCTGCGGGATCTGATCATCGACCCGGCGCACTCGGCATTCCGCCAATTAACGACGGCCTCTGTCCGCGAGAGGGTCGAAGCCAAGGGCTATTCGACCGCATGGCTGCGCACCGATGCCGAACGCGAGGCGCTGCGCCACGCGTTTCTGGCGGATTGGCCGGGCGATATGTGGATCTTCGCCTATGGCTCGCTGATGTGGGATCCGGGCATCCATTTCACGCAGGTGCGCCGGGCGCATATGCCGGGCTATGCGCGGCGTTTCATCCTGCGCGACGTGAACGGTGGACGCGGCACGCCTGAGGCACCGGGCCTGATGGCCGCGCTCGATCACGGGGTTGAGGGCTGCGACGGGCTTGCGTTCCGCATCGATGCGGCGCAGGTCGATGCCGAGACCGCCGTGCTGTGGCAGCGCGAGATGATCGGCGCGGGCTATATCCCCATCGTCGCCCCGGCGCAGACCGAAGCCGGGACGATCCGCTGCGTGACGTTCCTTGCCGATCACGCCGCGGACAGCATCGTCGCCGGTCTCAGCCGTGCCGAGCAGGTCCGGTGTCTGGCGACGGGCGAAGGGTTCCTTGGCACCAGTCTGGACTATCTGCGCGGCATCCACCGGCACTTTGCGGCGCTGCGGATCGAGGATCCGCACGTCTCGGGTCTGCTGGCCGAGGCCGAGGCACTGGCAGCGCATCTGGCGGCTAAATAGCGATCACGGCACCGGGGTTTCGGGGCAGGGTTGTCACATTGTCTTGTGACGCCGTCATTTTATCCAACTTGGTCTGGGCGAACTGCGTTGGCCTGACGTATAAACCGGGCGAACACTGATCACGCCCGGAGGAAATGCGCCCATGAGCGACACGTTGGTCCCCGCGATCGAGGCGCTTGGCGCCCGGCTTCAACAGGCCCGCGCCGCCATTGCGCCCCGGTTTATCGGTCAGGAGACGGTGGTGGACCTGTCGCTGATGGCGCTGTTGTCGGGCGGTCATGCGCTGTTGGTCGGCCTGCCGGGGCTGGGCAAGACGCGGCTGGTCGACACGCTGGCGACGGTGATGGGGCTGCAATCCAACCGCATCCAGTTCACGCCCGACCTGATGCCGTCGGATATTCTGGGCTCGGAAGTGCTGGACACCGACGCCGATGGCCGCCGCGCCTTTCGGTTCATCGAGGGGCCGGTGTTCTGCCAGCTGCTCATGGCCGACGAGATCAACCGCGCCAGCCCGCGCACGCAATCGGCGCTGTTGCAGGCGATGCAGGAGCGTGAGGTGACCATCGCCGGTCAGCACCGCAAGCTGGGCCTGCCGTTCCACGTTCTGGCCACGCAAAACCCCATCGAGCAAGAGGGCACCTATCCGCTGCCCGAGGCGCAGCTTGACCGTTTTCTGGTGCAGATCGACGTCGATTATCCCGATCTGGCCACCGAACGCGCGATCCTGCTGGCCACCACGGGCACCGAAGAGGGCGTGGTGCATGAGGTCTTCTCGCCCGCCGATCTGCTGGCCGCCCAAACGCTGATCCGCCGGATGCCGGTGGGTGAAAGTGTTGTGGCGACGATTCTGGAGCTGGTGCGCGCCTGCCGTCCCGGCACGCCGGATGCCGACCCCAGTCTGGGCGACTCGTTGGCCTGGGGCCCCGGCCCGCGCGCCGCGCAGGCGCTGATGCTGGCGGTGCGCGCGCGGGCGCTGTTGCAGGGGCGGCTGGCCCCCTCGGCCGAGGATGTCGCGGCGCTGGCGCGTCCGGTGCTCATTCACCGCATGGCGCTGAGCTTTGCGGCGCGCGCGCGGGGCGAGACGCTGGGCGGCGTGATCGACCGGGTGGCGGGCCGCGTGACCGGCACGTTCGAGGCGGCGGCGTGAGCCAAAGCAGCGCCTCTGGCGGCAGTGCAGGTCTGCGCCGCGCCGGTGAGGCGCTGTCGGGCGCATTGCCCGCGCTGCTGGTCAGCGCCGAACATCTGACCGCCAGCGTGCTGCCCGGCGCGCATGGGCGCAGGCGCTCTGGCCCGGGGTCCGAGTTCTGGCAATTCCGCCCGATTGGCCCGGGCGATGAGGCGTCGCGCATCGACTGGCGACGCTCGGGCCGGGGCGATGATCTGTATCTGCGTGAAAGCGAATGGCAGGCGGCACGGCCAGTGAGCCTGTGGGTCGACGGCGGTGCCGCGATGACCTTCACCGGCGACAAGGCGCGCGAGACCAAATCCTACCGCGCCCGCCTGCTGGCCATGGCGCTGGCGCTGGTCCTTTTGCGCGGCGGCGAACGGGTGGGGCTGGCCGAGGCCGACATGACCCCCCGCGCCGGGCGCGCGCAGGCCAACCGGCTGGCGGTCGCGCTGGCCGAAGAGCCGGGCGTTGCCGGCGAGCATGGCGCGATCGACCTGCATGCCGCGCCGACCGGCGGGCATGTGGTGCTGTTTTCCGATTTTCTGGGCGAGCTTGCCCCCATCGAGAGCGCGCTGGCGCTGGCCGCCGCGCGCAGCATGCGCGGCATTCTGGTGCAGGTGCTCGACCCGGTGGAAGAAGCGTTTCCCTATGATGGCCGCACCCGGTTCGAAAGCATGTCAGGCCATATGAGTTTCGAGACCCTGCGCGCCAGCGATCTGCGCGCGCAATACCGCGACAAACTGGCCGCGCGCAAAGACCGGCTGGCAGCGATGGCGCGGCAGTCGGGCTGGCACGCCACGACGCTGCACACCGACAGGTCAGCGGCTGAGGGGCTGTTGTGGCTCTATCAGGCGCTGGGCGGGGGGCAGAAATGAGCCTGTTCTCGGCCCTTGGCTTTACCGCGCCCGTGTTGCTCTGGGCGCTGCTGGCACTGCCGATCCTGTGGTGGCTGCTGCGCGCCGTGCCCCCCGCGCCGGTGCGCCGCCGCTTTCCCGGCATCGCGCTGCTGCTTGGGCTGCGCGAGCGTGACCCGGAAAGCCAGCGCACGCCGTGGTGGTTGCTCTTGCTGCGTGTGGCGGCGCTGGCGGCGCTGATACTGGCGCTGGCGGGGCCGGTGCTGAACCCCTCGCGCGCGTTGCCGGGGCAGGGGCCGTTGTTGGTGGTGCTGGATGGCAGCTGGGCTTCTGCCCGCGACTGGCCGCGCCGGATGGAGCGCGCGGGGCAGGCGCTGGACGCCGCCCAACGCGCCGGGCGTCCGGTGGCGGTGGTCACACTGACCGATCCGCCGGTCGGTGAGATCGAATTCCGCGCGGGCGAGTTCTGGCGTGAGCGCCTGCCGGGACTGGCACCGCGCCCCTGGACCCCCGGCGCTGCGCTGCCCGATTGGCCGGCGGCGCTGCCTGAGGCGGTTGAGACGCTGTGGATTTCCGACGGTCTGGCCCGAGATGGTCGTGCAGCGCTGTTGGCGGCGCTTGAGGACCACGGCCCGGTGCAGGTGTTCGAGCCTGCAACCCCGGTTCTGGCGCTGGCCCCTGCCACGTTCGACGGTGAGGCGGTGACGGTCACCGCGCGCCGCAGCGGCGGGCCCGAACAGGCGCTGACCCTGCTGGCGATTGGCCGCGATCCGGCGGGGGCCGAGCGCGATCTGGCCCGCGCGCCGCTGGGCTTCGCGGCGGATGCGCTCAGTGCCGAGGCCAGCTTCACCCTGCCGCCCGAGCTGCGCAACCGCATCACCCGGTTCCAGATCGAAGCCGCGCGCGGGGCGGGCGCGGTCAGCCTGAGCGACGACAGCCTGCGCCGCCGCAAGGTCGCGCTGCTGACCGTGCGCGAGGGGAATGAATCGCTCGCCTTGCTCTCGCCGCTGCACTATCTGCGCGAGGCGCTGATGCCGACCTCGGATCTGGTCGAAAGCGCCAGTCTGGACGATCTGCTGCTGGCCGGGCCGGATGTGCTGGTGCTGGCCGATATGCCCAGCCTGTCGCAGACCGAAACCGACGACCTGACCGCGTGGGTTGACGGGGGCGGCTTGCTCTTGCGCTTTGCCGGGCCGCGCATGGCCGGGGCGGGCGCGAACGCGCTGCTGGGCGCGCCGGGGCAGGCCGATGACCCGCTCTTGCCCGTGCCCTTGCGCGCCGGGGGCCGCACCGTGGGTGGGGCGATGAGCTGGGGCGACCCGCGATCCTTGGCACCCTTCCCGGACACTTCGCCCTTCGCCGGGCTGCCCGTGCCCGCCGATGTCGGCATCCGCGCGCAGGTTCTGGCGCAGCCGGGGCCGGACCTGTCCGAGCGCACGATTGCTGCCCTTGCCGATGGCACCCCGCTGGTGACCCGCCGCGCGATCGGCGCGGGGCAGGTGGTGCTGTTCCACGTCACCGCGAATGCCGAATGGTCGAATCTGCCGCTGTCGGGGCTGTTTGTGTCGATGCTGGAACGGCTGGCCGTCAGCACCCAGGGCGGCGCGCCCGAGGCGGCGGACCTGGCCGGGACGCATTGGCAGCCTGAGGACGTGATGGACGGGTTCGGGCTGCTGTCTGACGCTGGCGACCGGGCGGCGGTCACGGGCGAGGAACTCGCCCCCGTGCTGGCCGGAACCGCGCAACCGGGGCCGAACCTGCCGCCGGGCCTGTACGCCGGGACGGCGCTGCGGCTGGCGGTGAACGCGACCGACGCGCAAACCCCGCTGACCCCGGCACAATGGCCGCTGGGCACCAATCTGGAAACCGGCGTCGAACGGCCCGAGGTGCCGCTTGCAGGCTATCTCTTCGCGCTGGCCGCCGCCGTGCTGATGGCCGACGCGCTGGCCACGCTGGCGCTGGGCGGGCGGCTGCTGCGCGCGGCACTGGTGCTGCTGGCGCTGGGCGCTGCGGTGCCGCGCGCACAGGCGCAAGACATTGATCCGCGCATTCTGGAGGCGACGGAATCGGTGGTGCTGGGGGCCGTGTCCTCGGGCGATGCACAGGTGGATGAGGTCGCGCTGGCAGGCTTGCGCGGCTTGTCGAACGCGTTGTTCCTGCGGTCTTCTGTCGAGCCTGCGTCGGCAATGTCCGTCGACATCGAGCAGGACGAGCTGTCGGTCTTTCCGTTCCTTTACTGGCCGGTGACACCTGACAGCCCGCTGCCGTCCCCGGATGCCAATGCCCGGCTGAACCGCTATCTGCGCTCGGGCGGGATGATCCTGTTCGACACACGCGATGCTGAAGCCGCGCGGCTGTCAGGCGGCACCACCAGCGCCGGACGCCGCCTGCAGCAGATCACCGCCGGGCTGGATATTCCCCCGCTGGAACCGCTGCCGGTGGACCATGTGCTGACCCGCACCTTCTATCTGCTGGGCGATTATCCCGGCCGCTATCAGGGCGGCACCGTCTGGGTCGAGGCCGCGCCGCCGGATGCCCAACGCGCCGAAGGCATGCCGTTTCGCAACCTGAATGACGGGGTGACGCCGGTGGTGTTTGGCTCGAACGATTGGGCCTCGGCCTGGGCGGTGGACGAACGCGGGATGCCACTGCTGCCGGTGGGCCGCGGCTCGACCGGCGAGCGGCAGCGCGAAATGGCGATCCGGTTCGGGGTCAATCTGGTGATGCATGTGCTGTCGGGGAATTACAAATCCGATCAGGTGCATGTGCCCGCATTGCTGGAAAGGCTGGGCCAATGATGGGTGCCGAGGTGGTCTTTGACCCGCTGCTGATCTGGCCGGTGATCGCCGGTCTGGGCGCGGCGGCGCTGCTGGTTACCGCGCTGTCCCTCTGGCGCGGGCTGGCTGGCTGGGCGTTCCGGGCATTGGGCTTTGCGCTGATCCTGACGGCGCTGGCCAATCCGTCACTGCAGAACGAGGACCGGCAAGCGCTGAGCGACATCGCGCTGGTGCTGCGCGACGAGACCGGCTCGAACCGGCTGAGCGACCGGCAGGCGCAGAGCGAGGCGGCGGTGACACAGCTGTCGGCTGAACTGGCACGGCTGGGGATCGAGGAACGCGTGGTCTCGGTCGCGGATGCGCCCGACAACGGCGGCTCGACCCTGAACACCGCGCTGGATGCAGCACTGGCCGACCTGCCGCGCGACCGGCTGGCGGGCGTATTCGTGGTGTCCGACGGTCTGGCGCATGACGCAGCGACGACCCCGCCGCCCGCCCCTGTGCATCTGGTGCAGACCGGCGAGGCGCAGGACTGGGACCGCCGCCTGATCGTGCGCAACGCCCCGGCTTATGGCATCCTTGGCGAAACAATGCGCCTGACCCTGCGGATCGAGGATGAGGGCAACGTCCCCGAAGCCCTGAGCGACCGCCCGGTGCAGGTGGGCTTTGCCCTGAACGGCGAGGATCTGCGCTATGCCACCGCCCCGGTGGGCGAGGATATGGGGCTGGACCTGACGCTGGATCGCGGCGGGCTGAACGTGCTGCGCTTTGTGCTGGAACCGCAGGACGGCGAGCTGACCGACCGCAACAATGCGGCCGTGGTGCAGATCAACGGCATCCGCGACCGGTTGCGCGTTTTGCTGGTGTCGGGCGAGCCGCATACCGGGCAGCGGACCTGGCGCAACCTGCTGAAGTCGGACCCCTCGGTCGATCTGGTGCATTTCACCATCCTGCGCCCGCCAGACCGTCAGGACGGCGTGCCGGTGAATGAGCTGTCGCTGATCGCCTTCCCGACGCGCGAGCTGTTCGTCGAGAAGATCGACGAATTCGACCTGATCATCTTTGATCGCTACCGGCGGCGCGGCATCCTGCCCAGCTCGTATTTCGAGAACATCCGGCGCTATGTCAGCGAGGGCGGCGCGCTGCTGGTTGTCGGGGGAACGGAGCTGGCCAGCGCCGAGAGCATCTATCACTCGCCGCTGGGCCGCATCCTTCCGGGCGAACCGACAGCGCGGGTGTTCGAGCAGCCGTTTACGCCGCATCTGAGCGAGATGGGCCAGCGCCACCCGGTGACGGCAGGGCTGGACGCGGACTACCCGCCGCGCGCGGGCAGCGATGCGCCCAGCTGGGGCCGCTGGCTGCGCCAGATCGATCTGACGCCGCGCGGCGGCGCGGTGGTGATGCAGGGGGTCGATGAGCGGCCGCTGCTGATCCTCGATCACGCGGGCGAAGGGCGCGTGGCGATCCTCGCCTCGGATCAGGCGTGGCTGTGGGATCGCGGATTCGAGGGCGGCGGACCGCAGGCCGAACTGCTGCGGCGGCTGGCGCACTGGATGATGCGCGAGCCGGATCTGGAAGAAGAGGCTTTGGTGGCGGAGGCCGACGGGCAGGGGCTGCGCATCACCCGCCGCTCGCTGGACGACGGGCCGCATGGCGTGACGATCACCGGGCCGGATGACAGCACGGTCGAGGTGCCGCTGGTCGAGACGGCGCCGGGGCGGTTCACCGCCGACTGGCAGGGCGCGGAGCCGGGGCTCTACCGCCTGCGCTCGGGGGAACAGGAGACGGTGGCCGTCCTGGGCACGGCAAACCCGCGTGAATATGAACGTGTGGTGGCAGGTGGGACACCCCTCGCCCCCCTGCTGGATGCAACGCGCGGCGGCACCGCTGTGATCGCCGCCGGTCTGCCCGCGCTGCGCCTGATCGACGCCGGGAGACAGGCTTACGGACGGGGTTGGTTGGGCGTGACGCCGCGCGGTGCCTACGTCACCACTGACCTGCGCCTGACGCCGCTGTTGCCCGCCTGGGCCTGGCTGTTGCTGGGGGTGGGCTTCGTGCTGGGCGGATGGCTGCGCGAATCTCGCCGGTAGGAGCGGCGCTCGGGCCCATCGAGGGCCCTCGCGCCGCGCGGGGCCAGCCCCGCGCCCCGTTCAAGGGGGACGCACGCGCCCCCTTGAAGATCCCCCCGTGGATATTTTCAGACAGATGATGAGGCGTGGTTAACGAAACCTTATCATCTGTCCTTAAATATCCTGGGGGGTGAATTGGCCGTCAGGCCAAGAGGGGGCGAGGCCCCCTCTCTGTTTCCTTTTCCCTCAGAGACAGCTTTCGAACAGCGCGCGGGTGTTCTCTGCCGTCATCTCGATCGG
This window contains:
- a CDS encoding DUF4159 domain-containing protein, whose amino-acid sequence is MSLFSALGFTAPVLLWALLALPILWWLLRAVPPAPVRRRFPGIALLLGLRERDPESQRTPWWLLLLRVAALAALILALAGPVLNPSRALPGQGPLLVVLDGSWASARDWPRRMERAGQALDAAQRAGRPVAVVTLTDPPVGEIEFRAGEFWRERLPGLAPRPWTPGAALPDWPAALPEAVETLWISDGLARDGRAALLAALEDHGPVQVFEPATPVLALAPATFDGEAVTVTARRSGGPEQALTLLAIGRDPAGAERDLARAPLGFAADALSAEASFTLPPELRNRITRFQIEAARGAGAVSLSDDSLRRRKVALLTVREGNESLALLSPLHYLREALMPTSDLVESASLDDLLLAGPDVLVLADMPSLSQTETDDLTAWVDGGGLLLRFAGPRMAGAGANALLGAPGQADDPLLPVPLRAGGRTVGGAMSWGDPRSLAPFPDTSPFAGLPVPADVGIRAQVLAQPGPDLSERTIAALADGTPLVTRRAIGAGQVVLFHVTANAEWSNLPLSGLFVSMLERLAVSTQGGAPEAADLAGTHWQPEDVMDGFGLLSDAGDRAAVTGEELAPVLAGTAQPGPNLPPGLYAGTALRLAVNATDAQTPLTPAQWPLGTNLETGVERPEVPLAGYLFALAAAVLMADALATLALGGRLLRAALVLLALGAAVPRAQAQDIDPRILEATESVVLGAVSSGDAQVDEVALAGLRGLSNALFLRSSVEPASAMSVDIEQDELSVFPFLYWPVTPDSPLPSPDANARLNRYLRSGGMILFDTRDAEAARLSGGTTSAGRRLQQITAGLDIPPLEPLPVDHVLTRTFYLLGDYPGRYQGGTVWVEAAPPDAQRAEGMPFRNLNDGVTPVVFGSNDWASAWAVDERGMPLLPVGRGSTGERQREMAIRFGVNLVMHVLSGNYKSDQVHVPALLERLGQ